The Globicephala melas chromosome 20, mGloMel1.2, whole genome shotgun sequence genome contains a region encoding:
- the WBP2 gene encoding WW domain-binding protein 2 isoform X1, producing the protein MALNKNHSEGGGVIVNNTESILMSYDHVELTFSDMRNVPEAFKGTKKGTVYLTPYRVIFLSKGKDAMQSFMMPFYLMKDCEIKQPVFGANYIKGTVKAEAGGGWEGSASYKLTFVAGGAIEFGQRMLQVASQASRGEAPNGAYGYSYMPSGAYVFPPPVANGMYPCPPGYPCPLPPAEFYPGPPMMDGAMGYMQPPPPPYPGPMEPPVSGPDVPSTPAAEAKAAEAAASAYYNPGNPHNVYMPTSQPPPPPYYPPEDKKTQ; encoded by the exons ATGGCGCTCAACAAGAATCACTCGGAGGGCGGCGGAGTGATCGTCAACAATACCGAGAG CATCCTGATGTCCTATGACCATGTAGAACTTACGTTCAGTGACATGAGGAATGTGCCAGAGGCCTTCAAAGGGACCAAGAAAGGCACCGTCTACCTTACCCCGTACCGG GTCATCTTTCTGTCCAAGGGGAAGGATGCCATGCAGTCCTTCATGATGCCGTTTTATCTGATGAAGGACTGTGAGATCAAGCAGCCTGTGTTTGGAGCAAACTACATCAAGGGAACAGTGAAGGCTGAAGCGGGAG GTGGCTGGGAAGGCTCTGCATCGTACAAGTTGACCTTTGTGGCAGGGGGCGCCATTGAATTTGGGCAGCGGATGCTACAGGTGGCATCTCAAG CCTCCCGAGGTGAAGCCCCCAACGGAGCCTATGGTTACTCTTACATGCCCAGCGGGGCCTATGTCTTCCCCCCACCAGTCGCCAATGGAATGTACCCCTGCCCTCCTGGCTACCCCTGTCCACTGCCCCCAGCTG AGTTCTATCCGGGACCTCCCATGATGGACGGGGCCATGGGGTACATGCAGCCCCCGCCGCCGCCCTACCCTGGGCCCATGGAGCCTCCGGTCAGCGGCCCCGATGTCCCCTCCACTCCTGCAG CTGAAGCCAAGGCCGCCGAAGCAGCCGCCAGCGCCTATTACAACCCAGGCAACCCACACAATGTCTACATGCCCACG agCCAGCCTCCGCCGCCTCCTTACTACCCCCCAGAAGATAAGAAGACCCAGTAG
- the WBP2 gene encoding WW domain-binding protein 2 isoform X2 — translation MALNKNHSEGGGVIVNNTESILMSYDHVELTFSDMRNVPEAFKGTKKGTVYLTPYRVIFLSKGKDAMQSFMMPFYLMKDCEIKQPVFGANYIKGTVKAEAGGGWEGSASYKLTFVAGGAIEFGQRMLQVASQEFYPGPPMMDGAMGYMQPPPPPYPGPMEPPVSGPDVPSTPAAEAKAAEAAASAYYNPGNPHNVYMPTSQPPPPPYYPPEDKKTQ, via the exons ATGGCGCTCAACAAGAATCACTCGGAGGGCGGCGGAGTGATCGTCAACAATACCGAGAG CATCCTGATGTCCTATGACCATGTAGAACTTACGTTCAGTGACATGAGGAATGTGCCAGAGGCCTTCAAAGGGACCAAGAAAGGCACCGTCTACCTTACCCCGTACCGG GTCATCTTTCTGTCCAAGGGGAAGGATGCCATGCAGTCCTTCATGATGCCGTTTTATCTGATGAAGGACTGTGAGATCAAGCAGCCTGTGTTTGGAGCAAACTACATCAAGGGAACAGTGAAGGCTGAAGCGGGAG GTGGCTGGGAAGGCTCTGCATCGTACAAGTTGACCTTTGTGGCAGGGGGCGCCATTGAATTTGGGCAGCGGATGCTACAGGTGGCATCTCAAG AGTTCTATCCGGGACCTCCCATGATGGACGGGGCCATGGGGTACATGCAGCCCCCGCCGCCGCCCTACCCTGGGCCCATGGAGCCTCCGGTCAGCGGCCCCGATGTCCCCTCCACTCCTGCAG CTGAAGCCAAGGCCGCCGAAGCAGCCGCCAGCGCCTATTACAACCCAGGCAACCCACACAATGTCTACATGCCCACG agCCAGCCTCCGCCGCCTCCTTACTACCCCCCAGAAGATAAGAAGACCCAGTAG